One stretch of Acanthochromis polyacanthus isolate Apoly-LR-REF ecotype Palm Island chromosome 16, KAUST_Apoly_ChrSc, whole genome shotgun sequence DNA includes these proteins:
- the lin28b gene encoding protein lin-28 homolog B — protein sequence MGDKMGSFSKNLNKTLLPSCVPRLFLFFFPPGGPGKGGGEDPAKSTEQQEDRTRPQILSGSGFCKWFNVRMGFGFISMTNSEGSPVDPPLDVFVHQSKLVMEGFRSLKEGEQVEFTYKKSSKGLESLRVTGPGGGPCAGSERRPKGKVPLQKRKPKGDRCYNCGGLDHHAKECGLPPQPKKCHYCQSITHMVAQCPHKALSPASGSQDQHASTSASSPGTGPYLCLPEEEERSGLSPLEGPSSSPEEPHTHRGSRTQRWRKS from the exons ATGGGAGATAAGATGGGAAGTTTCTCAAAGAAC CTTAACAAAACACTTCTTCCTTCTTGTGTCCCACGcttgttcttgttcttttttcctccagGAGGGCCGGGTAAAGGTGGCGGAGAAGACCCCGCCAAGTCCACTGAGCAGCAGGAGGACCGGACTCGACCTCAGATCCTGTCGGGATCGGGCTTCTGCAAGTGGTTCAACGTCCGGATGGGCTTTGGATTTATCTCAATGACCAACAGCGAAGGGAGCCCCGTCGACCCGCCTCTGGATGTTTTCGTCCACCAA AGCAAACTGGTGATGGAGGGTTTCCGCAGCTTAAAGGAGGGTGAGCAGGTGGAGTTCACCTACAAGAAGTCCTCTAAGGGCCTGGAGTCCCTGCGGGTGACCGGACCTGGTGGGGGACCCTGTGCAGGCAGTGAGAGGAGACCCAAAGGGAAGGTCCCACTCCAGAAACGCAAACCAAAAGGAGACCG CTGTTATAACTGTGGAGGTCTGGATCACCATGCCAAGGAGTGTGGCCTGCCCCCCCAGCCAAAGAAATGCCACTACTGCCAGAGCATCACGCACATGGTGGCTCAGTGTCCCCACAAGGCACTGTCGCCCGCCTCAGGCTCTCAGGACCAACATGCGTCTACCTCGGCCTCCAGCCCAGGGACCGGGCCCTACCTCTGCCttccggaggaggaggagcgctCCGGCTTGTCTCCCCTGGAGGGCCCCTCCTCTTCCCCCGAGGAGCCCCACACACACCGCGGCTCCCGGACCCAAAGGTGGAGGAAATCCTGA